From the Lysinibacillus fusiformis genome, the window ACATCGTTATTTTCAATTGGCTGATGAGGACATTGCTCAATTTTTAGAGTCATTCCTAGCCATCTCACCGCCACCTGAAGTGCGTTCATTAAAGCAATCAAGCCAAATCAAATTATTGCAGGATGCTAGAACTTGCTATGATCATCTTGCTGGTAAATTGGGTGTCCAATTAACGGAATCGATGATGAATGCAGGTTATATAAAACTAGACGACAAGCAATTTATCCTGACAGATGAAGGCACATTATTTTTCACCACATTCGGAATCGATTTAGCTGCTTTAAAGAGAAAACGACGCTCCTTTTCTCATGCCTGTTTAGATTGGAGTGAACGGCGTTATCATTTAGCTGGTGCACTAGGCAGCGAGCTATTAAATCAATTTTTCAACCTCGATTGGCTTATACGTGTTCCCTCTATTCGCGCCATTAAAGTGACGGAGAAAGGTAAAATAGGCTTTAAAGAGGTCTTTCATTTAGATTTGTAAAATAGAAAAGGGCTCTGAGTTATCTCCTAGCCCTTTCCTTTACTAAAAGTACGATTTACTAAATAAATGCCCATGATGATGAATAAGCCGCCAACCATTAGGGATGGTTTTAACGGTTCATTTAATAACACCCAGCCTGTTAATACACCAAAAAATGGCGCTAAAAATAAATAGGCACTTGTTTTCCCTGGATCACTGTTTTGCAGAAGATAATACCAGCCCGCAAATTGAATGATGGAGGAAAAAATACTAAGCCACAACAAAATTATTAATGATTGTTTATTCACAATAAAAAATGGTTGCTCTAACAAGACACTCCCAAGTAAAAGGAGTAAGCCGCCAAACAACATCTGGTAAGCCGATAAAGTCCACGTATCAAATAATACGCCCCATTTTTTCACTAATAGGGTGGCAATGGCCCAAAAAACAGCAGATAGCAAGCCAAAAAGGATACCTATTTTCAATTCAACTTGTGCCCCCATCGTGATGATCACGCCGATTAAGCCAAACAATACTCCTATCCATTGATAGACATGGTAGCGTACTTTCATAAAAATGGTGGCAAAAATCACAACTAGTAATGGGTTTGTAAATGTTAATATAGAAGATTCACTTGCTGTGATGGTGCGTAGACTTAAAAAAATACATCCCATCACACCTGCCGTTTGAAAGGACCCGATCATGCATAACTTGAACCATTCTTTCTTTGCAATAGGATGAGGT encodes:
- a CDS encoding ArsR/SmtB family transcription factor, yielding MGINPNMAEVAALLGETSRATILASMMDGRFHTASELAYMAAIKPQTASFHLAKLVEGKLIKVEKQGRHRYFQLADEDIAQFLESFLAISPPPEVRSLKQSSQIKLLQDARTCYDHLAGKLGVQLTESMMNAGYIKLDDKQFILTDEGTLFFTTFGIDLAALKRKRRSFSHACLDWSERRYHLAGALGSELLNQFFNLDWLIRVPSIRAIKVTEKGKIGFKEVFHLDL
- a CDS encoding DMT family transporter, which translates into the protein MKNYQFIALLVVTTFLMGSSFAIVKLGLPYASPLLLAALRFILAGIMMAIVVIILKRPHPIAKKEWFKLCMIGSFQTAGVMGCIFLSLRTITASESSILTFTNPLLVVIFATIFMKVRYHVYQWIGVLFGLIGVIITMGAQVELKIGILFGLLSAVFWAIATLLVKKWGVLFDTWTLSAYQMLFGGLLLLLGSVLLEQPFFIVNKQSLIILLWLSIFSSIIQFAGWYYLLQNSDPGKTSAYLFLAPFFGVLTGWVLLNEPLKPSLMVGGLFIIMGIYLVNRTFSKGKG